From one Thermodesulfobacteriota bacterium genomic stretch:
- a CDS encoding ABC transporter ATP-binding protein, with the protein MLKVRNLQVYYGMIHALRSASLHVKAKEIVALIGANGAGKTTLLSAVSGVVRSASGEVSLDGKEITRERPDRIVREGIAHVPEGRHVFKPLTVEDNLLLGAYHRFHLRNRAAIREEIEAVFALFPALAGRRKQQAGTLSGGEQQMLAIGRALLSSPKVLLLDEPSMGLAPKVVKEIFGHIAKLRKERGMTILLVEQNARGALSIADRGYVLETGRVVLQGTSEELLSNRDVQRAYLGREREGG; encoded by the coding sequence ATGCTGAAGGTGAGGAACCTCCAGGTGTACTACGGGATGATCCACGCGCTGCGGTCGGCGTCGCTCCACGTGAAGGCGAAGGAGATCGTGGCGCTCATCGGGGCCAACGGCGCCGGGAAGACGACGCTGCTCTCCGCCGTCTCGGGCGTCGTTCGCTCCGCTTCGGGAGAGGTCTCGCTCGACGGGAAGGAGATCACGCGGGAGCGCCCGGACCGGATCGTCCGGGAAGGGATCGCGCACGTGCCGGAAGGGCGGCACGTCTTCAAGCCGCTGACGGTGGAGGACAACCTGCTCCTCGGGGCGTACCACCGGTTCCACCTGCGGAACCGGGCGGCGATCCGGGAGGAGATCGAGGCGGTCTTCGCGCTCTTCCCCGCCCTGGCGGGGCGGAGGAAGCAGCAGGCGGGGACGCTCTCCGGAGGGGAGCAGCAGATGCTGGCGATCGGGCGGGCGCTGTTGTCCTCCCCGAAAGTGCTGCTGCTGGACGAGCCGTCGATGGGGCTGGCGCCCAAGGTCGTCAAGGAGATCTTCGGCCACATCGCGAAGCTGCGGAAGGAGCGGGGGATGACGATCCTGCTCGTCGAGCAGAACGCCCGGGGCGCGCTCTCCATCGCCGACCGGGGATACGTGCTGGAGACTGGGAGGGTGGTGCTGCAGGGGACCTCCGAGGAGCTGCTGTCGAACCGGGACGTCCAGCGGGCGTACCTGGGCCGGGAACGGGAAGGAGGGTAG
- a CDS encoding ABC transporter ATP-binding protein: MTGSAHKDAFFHGDGITLRFGGVVALSGVAFHVRRGSLQAIIGPNGAGKTSLFNVITGFYRMDAGEIRLDGSAISGLPPHEIARHGIVRTFQNLEIFTNMTVLENVLTGSHLLVRYGPKDFFLRTRRFFREEREVRERAEACLDFVGLSAHRELPAGQLPFGSQRLLEIARALAAEPRILLLDEPAAGLNMKETAALGELIRKIVERGITVVMVEHDMDLVMRISDRILVLNYGEVIAGGTPSEIQKDPAVIAAYLGEE, encoded by the coding sequence GTGACCGGGTCGGCGCACAAGGACGCGTTCTTCCACGGGGACGGGATCACCCTGCGCTTCGGAGGCGTGGTCGCGCTGTCCGGCGTCGCGTTCCACGTCCGGCGCGGCTCCCTCCAGGCGATCATCGGCCCCAACGGCGCCGGGAAGACCTCCCTGTTCAACGTGATCACCGGCTTCTACCGGATGGACGCCGGCGAGATCCGGCTCGACGGGAGCGCGATCTCGGGGCTGCCGCCCCACGAAATCGCCCGGCACGGGATCGTGCGGACCTTCCAGAACCTGGAGATCTTCACCAACATGACGGTCCTCGAGAACGTGCTGACGGGGAGCCACCTCCTGGTCCGGTACGGCCCGAAGGATTTCTTCCTGCGCACGCGCCGCTTCTTCCGCGAGGAGCGGGAGGTGCGGGAGCGCGCGGAGGCGTGCCTCGATTTCGTCGGGCTTTCGGCCCATCGGGAGCTCCCGGCCGGGCAGCTCCCGTTCGGGTCGCAGCGGCTCCTCGAGATAGCGCGGGCGCTGGCTGCGGAGCCGCGGATCCTGCTGCTCGACGAGCCCGCGGCGGGGCTGAACATGAAGGAGACGGCGGCGCTCGGCGAGCTGATCCGGAAGATCGTCGAGCGCGGGATCACGGTCGTCATGGTCGAGCACGACATGGACCTGGTGATGCGGATCTCGGACCGGATCCTGGTGCTGAACTACGGGGAGGTCATCGCCGGCGGGACCCCCTCGGAGATCCAGAAGGACCCCGCGGTGATCGCCGCCTACCTGGGGGAGGAGTAG
- a CDS encoding branched-chain amino acid ABC transporter permease, with product MGFRGGHNAGVLAFAVAAALVPFALPNDYYLTVLIVGGFHTILVIGLNLLMGYAGQVSLGHAAFYGLAAYTTGILTGTHQWPVPAGIAVALALSTAVAWLIAVPTLKLRGNYLAMGTLGFGIIVYIVFNEATSLTGGPSGFTGIPKLSFAGKVFSSDREYYYVVWGAVLLLLVLSQNLVRSRMGRALRAIHTSETAAAVLGVDTNRYKIFVFVLSAFYAAVAGVLYAHYVTFVSPGSFGFHTSVQLVTMVVLGGMASIWGAVLGALFLTFLPEALRAIENFDILVYGAILILCMMFLPGGLADGARKGWDAAAGLVRRGTHGAGAGKGGGR from the coding sequence ATGGGCTTCCGGGGAGGCCATAACGCGGGGGTACTCGCCTTCGCGGTCGCGGCGGCCCTCGTGCCGTTCGCGCTTCCGAACGATTACTACCTCACAGTGCTGATCGTCGGCGGGTTCCACACGATCCTCGTGATCGGCCTGAACCTGCTGATGGGGTACGCCGGCCAGGTGTCGCTGGGGCACGCGGCCTTCTACGGCCTCGCCGCCTACACGACCGGCATCCTGACCGGCACGCACCAGTGGCCGGTGCCGGCCGGGATCGCCGTGGCTCTGGCCCTTTCCACGGCGGTCGCCTGGCTCATCGCGGTGCCCACCCTGAAGCTGCGCGGGAACTACCTCGCGATGGGCACGCTCGGGTTCGGGATCATCGTCTACATCGTCTTCAACGAGGCGACGTCGCTGACGGGAGGGCCCTCCGGCTTCACCGGCATCCCCAAACTCTCCTTCGCGGGGAAGGTATTCTCCTCCGATCGCGAGTATTACTACGTGGTCTGGGGGGCCGTGCTCCTCCTGCTCGTCCTGTCCCAGAACCTCGTCCGGTCGCGCATGGGGCGGGCGCTGCGGGCGATCCACACCAGCGAGACCGCCGCCGCCGTGCTCGGAGTGGACACGAACCGCTACAAGATCTTCGTCTTCGTCCTCTCGGCGTTCTACGCCGCCGTGGCGGGCGTCCTGTACGCCCATTACGTCACCTTCGTCTCCCCCGGCTCCTTCGGATTCCACACCTCCGTCCAGCTCGTAACCATGGTGGTCCTCGGCGGGATGGCGTCCATCTGGGGGGCGGTCCTCGGAGCGCTCTTCCTCACCTTCCTGCCGGAGGCGCTGCGGGCCATCGAGAACTTCGACATCCTGGTGTACGGGGCGATCCTGATCCTCTGCATGATGTTCCTGCCCGGCGGGCTGGCCGACGGCGCGCGGAAGGGATGGGATGCCGCGGCGGGGCTGGTCCGGCGGGGGACGCATGGCGCGGGCGCCGGAAAGGGCGGCGGGCGGTGA
- a CDS encoding branched-chain amino acid ABC transporter permease: MTAASALLQYVISGVTVGATYGLTALGFTVIYNTTEIINFAQGEFVMLGGMLAVFALRWGGVPLPLAVPLAVLIVTAVGVLVDRVTIRPMRGRSTLTLIIITIGMSILLRGGAMLLFGKDTFSLPAFSPGGPIEIGGATVLPQTLWVVGITLLTVAGMKVFFERTLSGKAMLACACDRKAASLMGIHVDSMVTLSFAFSALVGALGGVILAPITLTAYDVGILLGVKGFAACILGGLGNPFGAVVGGVILGVLESLGAGLVSSGYKDAVAFVILLGLLFVRPSGLFGASRAERV; encoded by the coding sequence ATGACCGCCGCATCCGCGCTGCTGCAATACGTGATCTCGGGGGTGACGGTCGGCGCCACGTACGGGCTGACCGCCCTCGGGTTCACGGTCATCTACAACACCACCGAAATCATCAACTTCGCCCAGGGCGAGTTCGTGATGCTGGGAGGCATGCTGGCGGTGTTCGCCCTCCGGTGGGGAGGGGTTCCGCTTCCCCTCGCCGTGCCGCTCGCCGTCCTCATCGTCACCGCCGTCGGGGTGCTTGTGGACCGGGTCACCATACGCCCCATGCGGGGGCGCTCCACGCTCACCCTGATCATCATCACCATCGGAATGTCGATCCTCCTGCGCGGCGGGGCGATGCTCCTGTTCGGTAAGGACACCTTTTCCCTGCCCGCGTTCTCCCCCGGCGGCCCGATCGAGATCGGCGGGGCCACGGTCCTTCCGCAGACCCTCTGGGTCGTCGGTATCACGCTGCTCACCGTGGCGGGGATGAAGGTCTTCTTCGAGCGCACGCTGTCGGGGAAGGCGATGCTCGCCTGCGCCTGCGACCGGAAGGCGGCGTCGCTGATGGGGATCCACGTCGATTCCATGGTGACCCTCTCCTTCGCCTTCTCCGCCCTGGTCGGCGCGCTGGGAGGGGTGATCCTGGCGCCGATCACCCTCACGGCGTACGACGTCGGGATCCTGCTGGGGGTGAAGGGGTTCGCGGCGTGCATCCTGGGCGGGCTGGGGAACCCGTTCGGGGCAGTGGTCGGCGGGGTGATCTTAGGGGTCCTCGAATCGCTCGGCGCCGGGCTGGTCTCCTCCGGGTACAAGGACGCGGTGGCCTTCGTGATCCTGCTCGGCCTGCTCTTCGTGCGTCCCTCGGGACTGTTCGGCGCCTCCCGGGCGGAACGGGTCTGA